In one Musa acuminata AAA Group cultivar baxijiao chromosome BXJ2-5, Cavendish_Baxijiao_AAA, whole genome shotgun sequence genomic region, the following are encoded:
- the LOC103984206 gene encoding ADP-ribosylation factor 2 isoform X1 has translation MLFSISRSGRMGLTFAKLFSRLFAKKEMRILMVGLDAAGKTTILYKLKLGEIVTTIPTIGFNVETVEYKNISFTVWDVGGQDKIRPLWRHYFQNTQGLIFVVDSNDRDRVVEARDELHRMLNEDELRDAVLLVFANKQDLPNAMNAAEITDKLGLHSLRQRHWYIQSTCATTGEGLYEGLDWLSNNIANKA, from the exons ATGTTGTTTTCTATCTCTCG ATCGGGAAGAATGGGGCTCACCTTTGCGAAGCTCTTCAGCCGCCTCTTTGCGAAGAAGGAGATGCGGATCCTGATGGTTGGGCTTGATGCCGCCGGTAAGACGACCATCCTGTACAAGCTCAAGCTGGGGGAAATCGTCACCACCATTCCCACTATCG GGTTTAATGTGGAGACTGTGGAATACAAAAATATAAGCTTCACTGTCTGGGATGTTGGTGGCCAAGACAAG ATTAGACCTTTATGGAGGCATTACTTCCAGAACACACAGGGTCTTATTTTCGTTGTCGACAGCAATGACAGAGACCGTGTAGTTGAGGCAAGAGATGAACTTCACAGGATGCTCAACGAG GATGAGTTGCGTGATGCTGTCTTGCTCGTGTTTGCAAACAAACAAGACCTGCCAAATGCTATGAATGCTGCTGAAATTACGGACAAGCTTGGTCTGCATTCCTTGCGTCAACGGCACTG GTACATACAGAGCACCTGCGCCACAACCGGTGAAGGATTATACGAGGGGCTTGATTGGCTGTCCAACAACATAGCCAACAAG GCCTAA
- the LOC135613228 gene encoding uncharacterized protein LOC135613228: protein MASLPRLTSVSPGEKLGLYLAASQHAVNSVLVKESSGQQLPIYYVSHILSGPEERYPPREKLALALVLTKFDVAGRLLKWAVELGEHDIRYSPRTTVKAQVVADFIAELTQLEDVDLKQAPEAWTLHVDGSANSRGAGAGLVLLAPNERSFERSLRFGFKATNNEAEYEALLAGLRLDLEMQVAAIRVLTDSQLVAEQLNDGYKAWDATMAKYLARVKDLIAKFRYFTLSNVPREENERADALAKLASKPTSEAWPEVEELPARAVEIATTAPGGEPTTWVQELLRFKRDGTLPLDEVAARRLRRTHAWYTVECGRLYKRSFTYPLLRCLEPDEAQMVLTETYEGVCGEHIGGRTLAHKILRQGYYWPTMCRDAKWGLDLLGPFPPASGQRKYIIVEVDYFTKWVEAEPLATITEHQVEKFVWKNLVTRFGLPKAIITDNGPQFAGRRFREFCADHGIQPRFSSVAHPQTNGLAEVTNRSILDELKRRVSVARSTWTDELPSVLCSLRTTPKTATGESPYSLAFGTEAVLPPEVAITTLRTRSYDEKTSDEGLRAALDLLEERRANAHVRALSYKRAVARIYNRRVRPRPIKLGDLVLRRTEDLEHPKSQKILSQKIQKTSFLGDIRAVVEGNIGWHTDVQVLGEGTKGILHDL, encoded by the exons ATGGCCAGCCTTCCTCGGCTCACCTCCGTCTCCCCGGGAGAGAAGCTGGGCCTCTACTTGGCGGCCTCCCAGCATGCAGTCAACTCTGTCCTggtcaaggaaagctccggccaacAACTCCCGATCTATTACGTCAGCCACATCCTAAGTGGACCTGAGGAGCGTTACCCGCCGAGAGAGAAACTCGCGCTCGCCCTG gtcttaacaaaatttgatgttgctggacggctcctcaaatgggcggtggagctcggcgaacacGACATAAGGTACTCGCCCAGGACTACCGTCAAGGCCCAGGTGGTAGCCgacttcattgcggagctgaCGCAGTTGGAGGACGTGGATCTCAAGCAGGCTCCCGaagcttggaccctacacgtcgacggctcggccaactcaaGGGGTGCCGGCGCAGGGCTGGTCCTCCTCGCCCCTAACGAACGCTCGTTCGAGCGATCCCTTCGCTTCGGGttcaaagccaccaacaacgaggcggagtacgaaGCACTCCTAGCAGGACTAAGGCTGgatctcgagatgcaggtggccgcgatacgcgtcctcaccgactcgcaacttgtggccgagcagctcaACGACGGATACAAAGCTTGGGACgcaaccatggcgaaatacctggcacgggtaaAGGACCTGATCGCCAAGTTTCGCTATTTTACACTGTCTAACGTTCCGAGGGAGGAGAACGAGCGAGCCGACGCactagctaagctggcgtcgaaACCGACCTCTGAAGCATGGCCAGAGGTTGAGGAGCTCCCTGCCCGCGCCGTCGAAATAGCAACTACAGCCCCAGGCGGCGAGCCGACCACGTGGGTACAAGAGCTGCtgcgcttcaagcgggatggaACCCTTCCCCTCGACGAAGTTGCAGCTCGGCGCCTGCGTCGTACGCACGCATGGTACACCGTGGAGTGTGGCCGCCTCtacaaacggtccttcacctATCCCCTCCTGCGATGTTTAgagcctgacgaagcccagaTGGTCCTAACCGAAACCTACGAGGGGGTATGCGGCGagcacatcggcgggcgaaccttggcgcacaagatactccgtcaaggctactactggccgaccatgtgccgggacgccAAG tggggtttggacctaCTCGGACCCTTCCCGCCAGCCTCTggacagcggaagtacataatCGTGGAGGTGGactatttcacaaagtgggtcgaggccgaaccactgGCGACAATCACGGAACATCAAgtggagaagttcgtgtggaagaacctagtaactcggttcgggttgcccaaggcCATTATCACAGACAATGGACCTCAGTTTGCTGGCAGAAGATTCCGGGAGTTCTGTGCCGACCATGGCATCCAACCGAGGTTCAGTTCGGTAGCCCATCCTCAGACCAACGGGCTAGCggaggtaaccaaccgatccatcctGGACGAACTCAAAAGAAGAGTATCCGTAGCCCGATCGACCTGGACAGACGAGCTCCCCAGCGTGCTGTGTTCGTTGCGCACCACTCCCAAAACCGCAACTGGAGAATCCCCTtacagcctcgcgttcggaacTGAAGCTGTCCTGCCACCTGAGGTGGCCATCACCACCCTCCGAACACGAAGCTACGACGAAAAGACCTCGGACGAAGGACTTCGAGCAGCCCTCGACCTGTTGGAGGAGCGGCGTGCCAACGCACATGTAAGAGCCCTCTCGTACAAAAGAGCGGTTGCAAGGATTTACAACCGAAGGGTGCGACCCCGACCCATCAAACTAGGCGACCTGGTCCTGCGAAGGACCGAGGACTTGGAACACCCAAAATCTCAAAAAATACTTTCC caaaaaatacaaaaaacCTCATTCCTCGGGGACATCCGGGCTGTCGTCGAAGGGAACATCGGCTGGCATACCGACGTCCAGGTCCTCGGGGAAGGAACCAAAGGGATCCTCCACGACCTCTGA
- the LOC103984395 gene encoding chaperone protein dnaJ 20, chloroplastic-like translates to MQLRVSATARPAQTKSATMYELLSVEKTAGPEEIKAAYRVQARRWHPDACRTAVDKAYFAERFIRAREAYEVLSDPSRRRDYDVSLLRADGWAIAVGGGVVLRNGGGAWGFGDWVSQLEGLKRRRSGARQCAGGEDESWGSRMRRAHDWKASD, encoded by the coding sequence ATGCAGCTGAGAGTGTCGGCGACTGCGCGGCCGGCGCAGACCAAGTCGGCCACCATGTACGAACTGCTGTCGGTGGAGAAGACGGCGGGGCCGGAGGAGATCAAGGCGGCGTACCGGGTGCAGGCGCGGCGGTGGCATCCGGACGCGTGCCGGACGGCGGTGGACAAGGCCTACTTCGCCGAGCGTTTCATACGAGCACGGGAGGCCTACGAGGTTCTCTCCGACCCGTCGCGCCGCCGGGACTACGACGTCTCGCTCCTTCGGGCCGACGGATGGGCCATCGCCGTCGGTGGCGGGGTGGTCCTCCGGAATGGCGGCGGCGCGTGGGGGTTCGGGGACTGGGTGAGCCAGCTGGAGGGGCTGAAGCGGCGGCGGAGCGGCGCTCGGCAGTGCGCCGGAGGGGAGGACGAGAGCTGGGGGAGTCGGATGAGGAGGGCCCACGATTGGAAGGCTTCCGATTGA
- the LOC103984396 gene encoding late embryogenesis abundant protein 17-like — translation MSTGQEAREERESDGARKAADELAPSQSGHEREGAREKHHPGVLGSIKEGTKSLLGAITGRTQEAAEKTSETAGQTKDAAVEKAKDHKDTTVEKIEETKEMLGEYKDTATEKAREGTETAKQKMEDYKDAAGDAAQKARDYLAGTGEATKGTVTEAEERARQKLEEAERKGRDDKGGILGAVGSVAERVKEKLTASEDEGDKAADEPKREAESADPHGKM, via the exons ATGTCGACGGGGCAAGAGGCGCGCGAGGAGAGGGAGAGCGACGGCGCGAGGAAGGCGGCGGACGAGCTCGCACCCTCCCAAAGTGGGCACGAGCGGGAAGGCGCCCGCGAGAAGCACCACCCGGGCGTCCTCGGGAGCATCAAGGAGGGCACCAAGTCCCTCCTCGGAGCGATCACCGGCAGAACGCAGGAAGCAGCGGAGAAGACTTCTGAGACGGCCGGGCAGACCAAGGACGCTGCCGTCGAAAAGGCAAAGGATCACAAGGACACCACTGTGGAGAAGATAGAGGAGACGAAGGAGATGCTAGGCGAGTACAAGGACACGGCGACGGAGAAGGCGAGGGAGGGCACGGAGACGGCGAAGCAGAAGATGGAGGATTACAAGGATGCGGCGGGTGACGCCGCCCAGAAAGCCAGGGACTACTTGGCCGGGACAGGAGAAGCGACAAAG GGGACGGTGACGGAAGCGGAGGAGAGAGCGAGGCAGAAGCTGGAAGAGGCAGAGCGGAA GGGAAGAGATGACAAGGGAGGAATTCTTGGTGCGGTAGGGAGCGTGGCGGAGAGGGTAAAAGAGAAGCTGACAGCGTCTGAAGACGAAGGTGATAAGGCGGCGGACGAGCCGAAGAGGGAGGCGGAGAGCGCCGATCCCCATGGCAAGATGTGA
- the LOC103984206 gene encoding ADP-ribosylation factor 2 isoform X2, which produces MGLTFAKLFSRLFAKKEMRILMVGLDAAGKTTILYKLKLGEIVTTIPTIGFNVETVEYKNISFTVWDVGGQDKIRPLWRHYFQNTQGLIFVVDSNDRDRVVEARDELHRMLNEDELRDAVLLVFANKQDLPNAMNAAEITDKLGLHSLRQRHWYIQSTCATTGEGLYEGLDWLSNNIANKA; this is translated from the exons ATGGGGCTCACCTTTGCGAAGCTCTTCAGCCGCCTCTTTGCGAAGAAGGAGATGCGGATCCTGATGGTTGGGCTTGATGCCGCCGGTAAGACGACCATCCTGTACAAGCTCAAGCTGGGGGAAATCGTCACCACCATTCCCACTATCG GGTTTAATGTGGAGACTGTGGAATACAAAAATATAAGCTTCACTGTCTGGGATGTTGGTGGCCAAGACAAG ATTAGACCTTTATGGAGGCATTACTTCCAGAACACACAGGGTCTTATTTTCGTTGTCGACAGCAATGACAGAGACCGTGTAGTTGAGGCAAGAGATGAACTTCACAGGATGCTCAACGAG GATGAGTTGCGTGATGCTGTCTTGCTCGTGTTTGCAAACAAACAAGACCTGCCAAATGCTATGAATGCTGCTGAAATTACGGACAAGCTTGGTCTGCATTCCTTGCGTCAACGGCACTG GTACATACAGAGCACCTGCGCCACAACCGGTGAAGGATTATACGAGGGGCTTGATTGGCTGTCCAACAACATAGCCAACAAG GCCTAA
- the LOC103984205 gene encoding phosphatidylinositol 3,4,5-trisphosphate 3-phosphatase and protein-tyrosine-phosphatase PTEN2A produces MDLQDSKKVDSSSSTDTCNTASTKQDTTLREIPSILSTGISSWAQSLRNLQQSHQEDSQPGNAGKLTLQRLTSGFGSLLYSNLSSKDENVEHDPTTLQSGVWGSLTKGLVDSSKTAMKTVQGKARQIVSQNKKRYQDGEFDLDLTYITEKIIAMGFPSGYISSGFLGLFEGLYRNHMEEVIKFLETQHKGKYKVYNLCSERLYDASLFEGKVACFPIDEYNCPPIQLIASFCESTKSWLQQDVENVVVVHAKAGIERTGLMISSLLLYLGFFATADESIDHFNKERCIDAKGLIIPSQIRYVRYFGCILTYFNGEVQPGRRCMLRGFRLYNCPYWIRPSITVSKHNGALFSTKKHPKTKDLMPEDFWFKSKQKGIMIFAIPGEPGLTELAGDFKVHFHDRQGDFYCWLNTSMIDNKVTLSASELDGFDKRKIPSPGFQVEIVMVDYDHSRSQNPMSTNVNKDSDGRLATGKPKGDSSSISSTSNKNKDNKDDVFSDSDAEETRSPRGENANSPNDKTAGIEQASLEDGAAAAMVAKKAPTEGSSGLMSEEAVVANSAAVSEFKAIAADASVFSFGDEDEYESE; encoded by the exons ATGGACTTGCAAGACTCCAAAAAGGTCGATTCATCTTCATCAACTGATACCTGCAACACTGCTTCTACTAAACAAGACACAACATTAAGGGAAATACCATCGATTCTGTCAACTGGCATATCCTCATGGGCACAGAGCCTCAGAAATTTACAACAATCTCATCAAGAAGATTCACAACCTGGAAATGCAGGAAAATTAACTTTGCAACGTCTCACTAGCGGATTTGGATCACTTCTATATTCTAACTTATCTTCAAAGGATGAAAATGTTGAGCACGACCCAACCACTTTACAATCTGGTGTCTGGGGGTCCTTAACAAAAGGTTTAGTGGACTCATCCAAAACTGCAATGAAGACTGTACAGGGCAAGGCTCGCCAAATTGTTTCACAGAACAAAAAACGATACCAG GATGGAGAATTTGATCTAGATCTGACATATATTACAGAGAAAATAATTGCGATGGGCTTCCCTTCAGGTTACATAAGTTCTGGATTTCTTGGGCTTTTTGAG GGACTCTATCGAAATCATATGGAAGAAGTGATTAAGTTTCTAGAAACACAACACAAG GGAAAATACAAAGTTTATAATCTTTGTTCCGAGAGGTTGTACGATGCATCTTTATTTGAGGGAAAG GTTGCTTGTTTCCCCATTGATGAATATAATTGCCCTCCAATTCAACTTATAGCATCGTTTTGTGAAAGTACCAAATCATGGTTACAGCAAGATGTTGAGAATGTGGTTGTTGTTCATGCTAAAGCTGGTATTGAAAGGACAGGATTGATGATTTCAAGCCTTCTTCTATATTTAGGG TTCTTTGCAACTGCTGATGAGTCCATTGACCACTTCAACAAAGAACGATGTATAGACGCAAAGGGGCTTATCATCCCAAGTCAGATT AGGTATGTGAGATATTTTGGTTGCATCCTAACATATTTCAATGGTGAAGTTCAACCGGGGCGCAG GTGCATGCTTAGGGGCTTCCGTCTTTATAATTGCCCATATTGGATCAGACCTTCTATTACCGTCAGCAAACATAATG GTGCCCTCTTTTCAACAAAAAAACATCCCAAGACCAAGGACCTGATG CCAGAGGATTTCTGGTTCAAGTCAAAACAAAAGGGTATCATGATATTTGCTATACCGGGAGAACCTGGTCTGACAGAGTTAGCTGGTGATTTCAAAGTACATTTCCATGACCGCCAAGGAGATTTTTACTG TTGGTTGAATACGTCAATGATAGACAACAAAGTGACCTTGAGCGCTTCTGAGCTTGATGGGTTCGACAAG AGGAAAATACCTTCTCCAGGATTCCAGGTTGAGATTGTGATGGTGGACTATGATCACTCCCGTTCGCAAAATCCAATGAGCACAAATGTCAACAAAGACTCTGATGGAAGGTTGGCCACTGGAAAACCAAAAGGAGACAGCAGCTCAATATCTTCTACCTCGAACAAGAACAAGGATAACAAGGATGATGTCTTCTCAGATAGTGATGCAGAAGAAACCAGGTCTCCCAGAGGTGAAAATGCCAATTCTCCGAATGATAAAACAGCAGGCATCGAACAAGCTTCTCTGGAAGATGGAGCAGCAGCAGCCATGGTTGCTAAGAAAGCACCTACAGAAGGATCGAGTGGACTGATGTCGGAGGAAGCTGTTGTCGCAAATTCAGCTGCTGTTAGTGAATTCAAGGCAATTGCAGCTGATGCTTCTGTCTTCTCCTTTGGCGATGAAGACGAATATGAAAGCGAGTAG